Within the Micromonospora citrea genome, the region CTGCTCGTCCTGGTCGCGATCGTCGCGCTCGTGCTCTACCCGCTGTTCTGGATGATCGGTACGTCGCTGAAGAGCCAGGAGGAGATCGTCAGCAACGTCGGCCTGCTGCCGAAGGAGTTCACCCCCGGCAACTACGCCGACGGCTGGACGAACTTCGACCTCAGCTTCGGCCGGTTCTTCCTCAACAGCGCCATGGTCAGCCTGCTCACCGTCGTCGGCAACGCGGTCTCCTGCCTGCTCGCCGCGTACGCCTTCGCCCGGCTGCGGTTCCGGCTGCGCGGCGTCTGGTTCGCCGTCATGATCGGGACACTGCTGCTCCCCGGCCACGTGCTGATCGTGCCGCAGTACATTCTCTTCCGCAGCCTCGGCCTGGTCGGCGGCGACTGGCCGTACCTGCCGCTGCTGATCCCGCAGTTCCTGGCCACCGAGGCGTTCTTCGTCTTCCTGATGGTGCAGTTCATGCGGGGCATCCCGCGCGAACTCGACGAGGCGGCCAAGATCGACGGTGCGAACGCCTTCGGCATCTTCCGGCACGTCATCCTGCCGCTGAGCCGGCCCGCCCTCGTCACCACGGCGATCTTCTCGTTCATCTGGACCTGGAACGACTTCTTCCGCCAGCTCGTCTTCCTCTCCGACCTCGGGGACTACACCGTGCCGGTGGCGTTGACCCTGTTCATCGACTCGACCAGCCAGAGCGCCGTCGGCCCCATGTTCGCCATGTCGGTGCTCTCCCTGCTGCCGGTGTTCCTGTTCTTCGTGGCCTTCCAGCGGATGCTGGTCGAGGGCATCAACACCAGCGGGATCAAGGGATGACGCCGCACCGGGCCTCCGGGCCGGACCGGAGCGGCGGGCAGGGCCGGGACGCCGCGCCGGGCCGGGACGCCGCGCCCACCCGCCGCGACTGGCGGGACGTGCTCACCGACGCCACCGACCTGGCCGTGGTCGGCATCGCGCTGACCCTGGCCGCGCTGCCGGTGCTCACCGCGGCGGCAGCCGTCGCCACCGCCAGCGCGGCCGTGCACCACAGGTACGCCGACGGGTCCTGGCCCTCCGCCCGGGAGAACCTGACCCGGTTCGGGCGGGCGCTGCCGGCCGGCGCCGGGGTCAGCCTGCTGACGGTCGCCGCCCTCGCCCTGCTCGCCCTGGACGTCGCCGCGCTGGCCGGCGGCCGGGTACCCGGCGGCGCGCCCCTGCTCCTGGTCACCACGCTGGTCGCCGCCGCCCTCACCGGGTACGCCGGGCTCGTCGTGGTGCAGATCGGGCGCGCCGGCGGGCGGGGCTGGCGGGAGGCCGCGCGGCGCGCCGCCGAGGTCTGCCACGCCCACCCCGGCACCTGGGCCGCGGCCGGCGGGGCCAGCGCCGTCGCCGCGCTGCTCGCCGTCATGGTCACCCCGGTCGCCGTGCCCATCCTCGCCGGGTACGCCCTCGCCGCCCTGCACGCCGTCGCCCGACGGACCGCGCCCGCCCCGGTGGGCCAGTCGTGACCGGCGACGACCCCCGGCTCAGCGTGGACGGGGTGCCCGTGGCCCGGTACGTCGTCGACCCGGCGATCGACCCCCGCCACGGGCCCCGCCCGTACCTGCACCCGGTGCGCACCCTGGGCGGCACGGTGGTCACCGACGCGTTCCCGGCCGACCACGTCTGGCACCTCGGCGCGTCCCTGGCCGTGCAGGACGTCGACGGCACCAACCTCTGGGGCGGGCGCACCTACGTCCGCGACGTCGGCTACACCTGGCGCGACGACCACGGCCGGATCGCGCACACCCGGTGGGAGACGCGGGAGCCGCACCGGCTCGCGCACCACCTCCAGTGGCGCGACCCCACCGGGACGGTGCTGCTCGCCGAGCGCCGGGAACTCTCCGCCCACCGGCTCGACGATCGAGCCTGGGCCCTCGACGTCGGCTACACACTGACCGCCCCCGCCGACCGGGACGTCACCCTCGGCAGCCCCGCCACCAACGGCCGGCCCGGCGGCGCCGGCTACGGCGGATTCTTCTGGCGGGCGCGCAGCGCGACACCGGCCCGGGTACGCACCGCCGCCGCCGAGGGGGAGGAGGCGGTCAACGGCAGCGCCGAGCCCTGGCTGGCGTTCGCCGGCACCGGGCCGGACGGGTCCGCGTACACCCTCGTCCTGGCGGGGCTCGCGCCCGGCGACCGGTGGTTCGTGCGGACCGCCATGTACCCAGGCGTCTGCGCCGCGTTCGCCTTCGACCGCCCCCGGCTGATCGCGGCCGGCACCACCCACGTCGGCCGGCACCGGGTGGTGGTCGCCGACGGCGACCTCGACCCGGCCACGGCCGCCGCCCTGGCCACCGGGCCGGTGCCCGGATGACCGGCCCCGACCTGGTCACGGTCGGCGAGACGATGGTCGTGCTCACCCCCGCCGACGCGACGCCGCTGGACCACGCCGACGGCCTCGCCGTCGGCGTCGGCGGGGCCGAGACCAACGTGGCCGGCTACCTGGCCCGGCTCGGTCACCACGCCGTCTGGGCCGGCCGGGTCGGCGACGATCCCTTCGGGCGCCTCGTCGTCCGGCACGTCGCCGGGACCGGCGTCGACGTCACCGCCGTGCTCGTCGACCCCGACGCCCCCACCGGCCTCTACGCCAAGGACCCGGCCCCCGGCGGCACCCGCGTGCACTACTACCGGGCCGGCTCGGCGGCCTCCCGGCTCGACCGCACGGTGCTGGACGACCCCCGCCTCACCGGCGCCCGGGTGCTGCACCTCTCCGGCATCACCGCCGCCCTCTCCGGCAACTGCCGGGCGCTGGTGGAGCACGCCGTCACCCGACGGCCGCTGGCCGGCGCGCTGGTCAGCTTCGACGTCAACCACCGGCCCGGGCTCTGGCCCGCCGCCCTGGCCGCGCCCGTGCTGCACCGGCTCGCCGACCGCGCCGACCTCGTCTTCGTCGGCCTCGACGAGGCGCGCACGCTCTGGGGGGTCGACACCCCCGACGACGTACGCCGCCTGCTTCCCGGCCCGGACACGGTGGTGGTCAAGGACGCGGCGGTGGCCGCGACCGCCCTGCCCCGACAGGGACCGGCCACCGTCGTTCCGGCTGTCCCGGTCACCGTGGTGGAACCCGTCGGCGCCGGCGACGCCTTCGCCGCCGGCTACCTGGCGGCCCTCCTGCGCGACCTCGATCCGACGTCCCGGCTCCGCTGGGGGCACCTGCTCGCCGCCCACGCGCTGCGGGTGACCGGCGACACCGCCCCGGTGCCGGCCGCCGAACGGCTCGCCGAACTGGCCGCGCTGCCCGCCGAACGCTGGACCACCCTCGACCTGACGGAGGAGACGCCCGATGCCCGCACATGACTTCGCGCCGGTCCTCGGCGCCGCGCGGGTGATGGTGATCCTGCGCGACCTGCCGCCCGACGAGACCCTCCGGCTCGCCCAGCGCGCCTGGGACCTCGGCATCGACGTCGTGGAGGTGCCCGTCCGCACCCCGGAGGCCCTGCCCGCGCTGCGGGCGGCGGTCGCGGCGGGTCGCGAGCGCGGCCGACCCGTCGGGGCGGGCACGGTCCTCAGCGTCGAGCAGGTGGCCCGCGCCGCCGAGGCCGGCGCCGCGTTCACCGTCGCGCCCGGGCTCGATCTCGCCGTCGCGGACGCCGCCGCCGAGCGGGGGCTGCCGCACCTGCCCGGCGTGGCGACGCCCACCGAGGCACAGCGCGCCCGGGACCACGGCCTGCGGTGGCTCAAGGCGTTCCCCGCGGTCAGCCTCGGTCCGGCCTGGTTCCGGGCCGTCGCCGGGCCGCTGCCCGAGCTGCGTTTCGTCGCCACAGGCGGCCTGGACGCCGGCAACGCGGGGGAGTTCCTCGCCGCCGGCGTACGGGTCGTGGCGGTGGGCTCCGCACTGGCCGACCCCGGCCAGGTCGACCGGCTCGCCGAGCTGGCCCGCGCCTGACCGGCCTGTGATCCGCGACGCCGGCTCCGGATTTGACGATCTTGCCGCGGGCCGCGTAACTTTCTCTCTGCCAGCGCGGAACGGACGAAGCAGGGCGAAAGTCCTGAAGGCCGGAGCGCGGGAACAACCTCAGGCGCCGACGGGTTCACCTCGTCGGAGCTTGGACCGGGCGGTGCCCCGGATTCGCCGCAGGGCGGATTTGGTGAGGCGGAGCCGACCGGGTATGGTTGACGACCGGCAGGGCACCGGGCGAGTTCGCGGAGATCCGCGGCGGCCGGCCTGCTGAAATTCACAATCCGTCCGGCAGGAGCCGGTCTGTTTGTGGTGCCCGGAAATTGGGTGGAAGTGGTGCGGATCGCGACAGAGCGGTTTGACACGGCGGAAATCACCGGGTAACGTAGTAAAAGTGCCCGGCGCGGAAACGCGGCGGGGGCGCGAACGAAATGCCCCGGGTCGGGGGCTCCACGGTGTGGGGTTTCCGGGCGGTGTGTGGTTGTTCTTTGAGAACTCAACAGGGTGCTTGATAAGCCAGTGCCAAATTGTTTATACCCCGGACTGGTCAGGCCTTTGGTTTGGCTGGTTTCGGATTCCTTTGGCAACACTTTTTGTTGTCGGGACAGTTTTTCAACAAGTTTTTGTTGGAGAGTTTGATCCTGGCTCAGGACGAACGCTGGCGGCGTGCTTAACACATGCAAGTCGAGCGGAAAGGCCCTTCGGGGTACTCGAGCGGCGAACGGGTGAGTAACACGTGAGCAACCTGCCCTAGGCTTTGGGATAACCCCGGGAAACCGGGGCTAATACCGAATAGGACCTCCGATCGCATGGTTGGTGGTGGAAAGTTTTTCGGCCTGGGATGGGCTCGCGGCCTATCAGCTTGTTGGTGGGGTGATGGCCTACCAAGGCGACGACGGGTAGCCGGCCTGAGAGGGCGACCGGCCACACTGGGACTGAGACACGGCCCAGACTCCTACGGGAGGCAGCAGTGGGGAATATTGCACAATGGGCGGAAGCCTGATGCAGCGACGCCGCGTGAGGGATGACGGCCTTCGGGTTGTAAACCTCTTTCAGCAGGGACGAAGCGTAAGTGACGGTACCTGCAGAAGAAGCGCCGGCCAACTACGTGCCAGCAGCCGCGGTAAGACGTAGGGCGCGAGCGTTGTCCGGATTTATTGGGCGTAAAGAGCTCGTAGGCGGCTTGTCGCGTCGACTGTGAAAACCCGCAGCTCAACTGCGGGCCTGCAGTCGATACGGGCAGGCTAGAGTTCGGTAGGGGAGACTGGAATTCCTGGTGTAGCGGTGAAATGCGCAGATATCAGGAGGAACACCGGTGGCGAAGGCGGGTCTCTGGGCCGATACTGACGCTGAGGAGCGAAAGCGTGGGGAGCGAACAGGATTAGATACCCTGGTAGTCCACACTGTAAACGTTGGGCGCTAGGTGTGGGGGGCCTCTCCGGTTCCCTGTGCCGCAGCTAACGCATTAAGCGCCCCGCCTGGGGAGTACGGCCGCAAGGCTAAAACTCAAAGGAATTGACGGGGGCCCGCACAAGCGGCGGAGCATGCGGATTAATTCGATGCAACGCGAAGAACCTTACCTGGGTTTGACATGGCCGCAAAACTCGCAGAGATGTGAGGTCCTTCGGGGGCGGTCACAGGTGGTGCATGGCTGTCGTCAGCTCGTGTCGTGAGATGTTGGGTTAAGTCCCGCAACGAGCGCAACCCTCGTTCGATGTTGCCAGCGCGTTATGGCGGGGACTCATCGAAGACTGCCGGGGTCAACTCGGAGGAAGGTGGGGATGACGTCAAGTCATCATGCCCCTTATGTCCAGGGCTTCACGCATGCTACAATGGCCGGTACAATGGGCTGCGATACCGTGAGGTGGAGCGAATCCCAAAAAGCCGGTCTCAGTTCGGATCGGGGTCTGCAACTCGACCCCGTGAAGTCGGAGTCGCTAGTAATCGCAGATCAGCAACGCTGCGGTGAATACGTTCCCGGGCCTTGTACACACCGCCCGTCACGTCACGAAAGTCGGCAACACCCGAAGCCGGTGGCCCAACCCTTGTGGAGGGAGCCGTCGAAGGTGGGGCTGGCGATTGGGACGAAGTCGTAACAAGGTAGCCGTACCGGAAGGTGCGGCTGGATCACCTCCTTTCTAAGGAGCACCTTCCGACGAAAGTCGGTGAGGAGCCCGCGACCTGCGAATGTCGGGTCGGGGTGCTCGATGGCGGAGACACTGGTCAGTCAGGCGCCGGCAACGGTCACGGATGTCTAGTACACGCCCTTTCGGGGGTGCAGGAACGATGGATGTGGTGCGGCTGGTGGCTGGTGTATAGCACCCTGTTGGGTCCTGAAAGAACAACCGGTGGTTGTTTCTTTCGGAGCCGTAGGCGAGCGTGAGTGCTTGTCGGGCTGCCAGGCATGGCCTGGTCTCGCATACCGGTCACGGTGGTGGTGCTGGTGTGGGGCTGTGGGTTGTGGGTTGGTCGTTTGTTGAGAATTGCACAGTGGACGCGAGCATCTTTGTGGTCAAGTTGTCAAGGGCGAACGGTGGATGCCTTGGCACCAGGAGCCGATGAAGGACGTGGGAGGCCGCGATAGGCCTGGGGGAGCTGTCAACCGAGCTGTGATCCCAGGGTGTCCGAATGGGGGAACCCGGCATCAGTCATGTGATGTCACCTGCACCTGAACACATAGGGTGTATGGGGGGAACGCGGGGAAGTGAAACATCTCAGTACCCGTAGGAAGAGAAAACAAATTAGTGATTCCGTGAGTAGTGGCGAGCGAAAGCGGATTGAGGCTAAACCGGCTGCGTGTGATACCTGTCAGGGGTTGCGTGGTCGGGGTTGTGGGACCCTGCTGAGCAAGCTGACACTTGTTCGAGGAGTTATAAAGTCAGTGGCTAGCCGAACAGTCTGGAATGGCTGACCGTAGGCGGTGATAGTCCGGTAGGTGAAAGTTGCTGACCTTCTGTGGGTGTTCCCGAGTAGCGGCGGACCCCTGAAATCTGCCGTGAATCTGCCAGGACCACCTGGTAAGCCTAAATACTTCCTGGTGACCGATAGCGGACGAGTACCGTGAGGGAATGGTGAAAAGTACCCCGGGAGGGGAGTGAAATAGTACCTGAAACCGTTCGCCTACAATCCGTCGGAGCCTTGCGGGGTGACGGCGTGCCTTTTGAAGAATGAGCCTGCGAGTTAGTGGCATGTGGCGAGGTTAACCCGTGTGGGGGAGCCGTAGCGAAAGCGAGTCTGAATAGGGCGATTCAGTCGCGTGTCCTAGACCCGAAGCGGAGTGATCTAGCCATGGGCAGGCTGAAGCGCGGGTAAGACCGCGTGGAGGGCCGAACCCACCAACGTTGAAAAGTTGGGGGATGACCTGTGGTTAGGGGTGAAAGGCCAATCAAACTCCGTGATAGCTGGTTCTCCCCGAAATGCATTTAGGTGCAGCGTCGCGTGTTTCTTGCCGGAGGTAGAGCACTGGATGGTCTAGGGGGCCCACAAGCTTACCGAAATCAGCCAAACTCCGAATGCCGGTAAGTGAGAGCGCGGCAGTGAGACTGCGGGGGATAAGCTTCGTAGTCGAGAGGGAAACAGCCCAGATCACCAGCTAAGGCCCCTAAGCGTGTGCTAAGTGGAAAAGGATGTGGGGTCGCATAGACAACCAGGAGGTTGGCTTAGAAGCAGCCACCCTTTAAAGAGTGCGTAATAGCTCACTGGTCAAGTGGTTCCGCGCCGACAATGTAGCGGGGCTCAAGCACACCGCCGAAGCTGTGGCATTCACATTTTTACTTCGCAACGCCTTGATGTGTTGTGCAGGTGTGTGGATGGGTAGGGGAGCGTCGTGCCGGGGGTGAAGCAGCGGGGTGACCCAGTTGTGGACGCGGCACGAGTGAGAATGCAGGCATGAGTAGCGAAAGAAGGGTGAGAAACCCTTCCGCCGGATGACCAAGGGTTCCAGGGCCAGGCTAATCCGCCCTGGGTGAGTCGGGACCTAAGGCGAGGCCGAGAGGCGTAGTCGATGGACAACGGGTTGATATTCCCGTACCCGCGAAAGAGCGTCCCTGATGAACCTCGTTGTGCTAACCACCCAAACCAGCCAAGGCCTTCGGGTTGAGGTTGGGGAGCGTGGGAACCTGGCGGGTAGTAGTCAAGCGATGGGGTGACGCAGGAAGGTAGCTGAGCCCGGCCGGTGGTTGTGCCGGGGTAAGCGTGTAGGCCGTGCTGTAGGCAAATCCGCAGCACATGTAGGCTGAGACGTGATGCCGAGCCGATTCAGGTGAAGTCAGTGATCCTATGCTGCCGAGAAAAGCCTCTAGCGAGTTCTGAGCGGCCCGTACCCCAAACCGACACAGGTGGTCAGGTAGAGAATACCGAGGCGATCGGGCGAACTGTGGTTAAGGAACTCGGCAAATTGCCCCCGTAACTTAGGGAGAAGGGGGGCCGGAGACGTGAAGCCCCGCGCGGGTGGAGCGTTGTATGGCCGCAGAGAGCAGGGGGAAGCGACTGTTTACTAAAAACACAGGTCCATGCGAAGAAGTAATTCGATGTATATGGACTGACGCCTGCCCGGTGCTGGAACGTTAAGGGGACCTGTTAGCTCTTCGGGGCGAAGCGGAGAACTTAAGCGCCAGTAAACGGCGGTGGTAACTATAACCATCCTAAGGTAGCGAAATTCCTTGTCGGGTAAGTTCCGACCTGCACGAATGGCGTAACGACTTCCCCACTGTCTCAACCACAGGCCCGGCGAAATTGCATTACGAGTAAAGATGCTCGTTACGCGCGGCAGGACGGAAAGACCCCGGGACCTTTACTATAGCTTGACATTGGTATCTGAGTTAGCTTGTGTAGGATAGGTGGGAGCCGGTGAAGTCCATACGCCAGTATGGGTGGAGGCAATCTTGAAATACCACTCTGGTTGATTTGGGTATCTAACTTCGGACCGTTATCCGGTTCAGGGACAGTGTCTGGTGGGTAGTTTAACTGGGGCGGTTGCCTCCTAAAGGGTAACGGAGGCGCCCAAAGGTTCCCTCAGCCTGGTTGGCAATCAGGTGTTGAGTGCAAGTACACAAGGGAGCTTGACTGTGAGACTGACAGGTCGAGCAGGGACGAAAGTCGGGACTAGTGATCCGGCACTTGCGTGTGGAAGCGGTGTCGCTCAACGGATAAAAGGTACCCCGGGGATAACAGGCTGATCTTCCCCAAGAGTCCATATCGACGGGATGGTTTGGCACCTCGATGTCGGCTCGTCGCATCCTGGGGCTGTAGCAGGTCCCAAGGGTTGGGCTGTTCGCCCATTAAAGCGGTACGCGAGCTGGGTTTAGAACGTCGTGAGACAGTTCGGTCCCTATCCGCCGTGCGCGTAGGATACTTGAGAAGGGCTGTCCCTAGTACGAGAGGACCGGGACGGACGAACCTCTGGTGTGCCAGTTGTCCCGCCAGGGGCACGGCTGGTTAGCTACGTTCGGAAGGGATAACCGCTGAAAGCATCTAAGCGGGAAGCTCGCTTCAAGATGAGGTATCCCACCATCCTTTGGATGGGTAAGGCCCCCAGCTAGACGACTGGGTTGATAGGCCGGAAATGTAAGCCCGGTAACGGGTTCAGTTGACCGGTACTAATAGGCCGAGGACTTGATTACTAAGCTGCTACGCGTCCACTGTGCAACTCTGAACGAGCGAACACTCCACGTGTGTTTGACATGTTCATAGAGTTACGGCGGTCATGGCGGAGGGG harbors:
- a CDS encoding carbohydrate ABC transporter permease is translated as MTATATPATTGRRGPRRAAGGQALRLLVLVAIVALVLYPLFWMIGTSLKSQEEIVSNVGLLPKEFTPGNYADGWTNFDLSFGRFFLNSAMVSLLTVVGNAVSCLLAAYAFARLRFRLRGVWFAVMIGTLLLPGHVLIVPQYILFRSLGLVGGDWPYLPLLIPQFLATEAFFVFLMVQFMRGIPRELDEAAKIDGANAFGIFRHVILPLSRPALVTTAIFSFIWTWNDFFRQLVFLSDLGDYTVPVALTLFIDSTSQSAVGPMFAMSVLSLLPVFLFFVAFQRMLVEGINTSGIKG
- a CDS encoding sugar kinase; this translates as MTGPDLVTVGETMVVLTPADATPLDHADGLAVGVGGAETNVAGYLARLGHHAVWAGRVGDDPFGRLVVRHVAGTGVDVTAVLVDPDAPTGLYAKDPAPGGTRVHYYRAGSAASRLDRTVLDDPRLTGARVLHLSGITAALSGNCRALVEHAVTRRPLAGALVSFDVNHRPGLWPAALAAPVLHRLADRADLVFVGLDEARTLWGVDTPDDVRRLLPGPDTVVVKDAAVAATALPRQGPATVVPAVPVTVVEPVGAGDAFAAGYLAALLRDLDPTSRLRWGHLLAAHALRVTGDTAPVPAAERLAELAALPAERWTTLDLTEETPDART
- a CDS encoding PmoA family protein; amino-acid sequence: MTGDDPRLSVDGVPVARYVVDPAIDPRHGPRPYLHPVRTLGGTVVTDAFPADHVWHLGASLAVQDVDGTNLWGGRTYVRDVGYTWRDDHGRIAHTRWETREPHRLAHHLQWRDPTGTVLLAERRELSAHRLDDRAWALDVGYTLTAPADRDVTLGSPATNGRPGGAGYGGFFWRARSATPARVRTAAAEGEEAVNGSAEPWLAFAGTGPDGSAYTLVLAGLAPGDRWFVRTAMYPGVCAAFAFDRPRLIAAGTTHVGRHRVVVADGDLDPATAAALATGPVPG
- a CDS encoding bifunctional 4-hydroxy-2-oxoglutarate aldolase/2-dehydro-3-deoxy-phosphogluconate aldolase, translated to MPAHDFAPVLGAARVMVILRDLPPDETLRLAQRAWDLGIDVVEVPVRTPEALPALRAAVAAGRERGRPVGAGTVLSVEQVARAAEAGAAFTVAPGLDLAVADAAAERGLPHLPGVATPTEAQRARDHGLRWLKAFPAVSLGPAWFRAVAGPLPELRFVATGGLDAGNAGEFLAAGVRVVAVGSALADPGQVDRLAELARA